One genomic region from Croceicoccus sp. YJ47 encodes:
- a CDS encoding SRPBCC family protein, with protein sequence MTEQAHVPPPMDGRDPSNLRGDKITGDRYFSRAFAQKEWDGLWTKIWHVAGRLAEIPEPGDFLVHNFLHESVICIRQDDGAVRAFYNSCGHRGMRMVDETSSMEAITCPYHGWRWGKDGVLQSAQDAEVDFSQGNPCGALSLKELRCDQWGGFVWYTMDDDGPSLRDYLAPMPALYRNYPMETAVRVAWYRIKVDANWKFVTDNFSESYHTRTAHPQVPPWIDQDVDSGRHEMWPAGHGRTVQPMRPSLSDRPPEGVDHMFRHILSAWDIDPDAYDSYEHFALKGWKDLKAAKQALWKERGYVHYEKMNDEEITDSPHTVIFPNVTISFLPDNLIFFRSEPVKDEPEKCWFDLWCMAFPVEGQDEVESIMAGPKPLREAMTCEHREFDRGKGVPELAGQIVYQDMELAENMQAGMHSRGYDDAYLSDQETRVRFFHEVLNDWIEGRKP encoded by the coding sequence ATGACTGAGCAGGCGCATGTCCCGCCGCCGATGGACGGCCGCGATCCGTCCAACCTGCGCGGCGACAAGATTACGGGCGATCGTTATTTTTCGCGCGCGTTCGCGCAGAAGGAATGGGACGGCTTGTGGACGAAGATCTGGCACGTGGCCGGACGCCTCGCCGAAATTCCCGAGCCGGGCGATTTCCTCGTCCATAATTTCCTGCACGAGAGCGTCATCTGCATCCGTCAGGACGATGGCGCAGTGCGCGCATTCTACAATTCCTGCGGCCATCGCGGGATGCGCATGGTCGATGAAACCTCCTCGATGGAGGCGATCACCTGCCCGTATCACGGCTGGCGCTGGGGGAAGGACGGGGTGCTTCAGTCGGCGCAGGATGCCGAGGTCGATTTCTCGCAAGGCAATCCGTGCGGCGCGTTGTCGTTAAAGGAGCTGCGCTGCGACCAATGGGGCGGGTTCGTGTGGTATACGATGGACGACGATGGGCCGAGCTTGCGCGATTATCTGGCGCCGATGCCCGCGCTCTATCGCAATTACCCGATGGAGACCGCCGTGCGCGTGGCGTGGTACCGGATCAAGGTCGATGCCAACTGGAAATTCGTGACCGATAATTTCAGTGAAAGCTACCACACCCGCACCGCCCATCCGCAGGTGCCGCCGTGGATCGATCAGGACGTCGACAGCGGGCGGCACGAAATGTGGCCGGCGGGCCATGGCCGCACGGTGCAGCCGATGCGCCCGTCGCTGTCCGACCGTCCGCCCGAAGGCGTGGATCACATGTTCCGCCATATCCTGTCGGCGTGGGACATCGATCCCGACGCATACGACAGCTACGAGCATTTTGCGCTCAAGGGGTGGAAGGATCTCAAAGCGGCGAAGCAGGCGCTCTGGAAGGAGCGGGGCTACGTCCATTATGAAAAGATGAACGACGAGGAGATTACCGACAGTCCGCACACGGTGATCTTCCCCAATGTCACCATCAGCTTCCTGCCCGACAATCTGATTTTCTTCCGCTCCGAACCTGTGAAGGACGAGCCCGAAAAATGCTGGTTCGACCTGTGGTGCATGGCCTTTCCGGTGGAGGGGCAGGACGAGGTGGAATCGATCATGGCGGGGCCAAAGCCGCTGCGCGAGGCGATGACATGCGAACATCGCGAATTCGACCGCGGCAAGGGCGTCCCCGAACTCGCCGGGCAGATCGTTTATCAGGATATGGAACTGGCCGAGAACATGCAGGCCGGCATGCATTCGCGCGGATATGACGACGCCTATCTGTCCGATCAGGAAACGCGCGTCCGCTTTTTTCACGAAGTGCTCAATGACTGGATCGAGGGGAGGAAACCGTAA
- a CDS encoding SDR family NAD(P)-dependent oxidoreductase, which yields MANVYIAGCSRGIGLELVRRHAERGDTVFAMNRNIGTQDALAALADAHDNVSLHELDAGDLDRIDGAVAATGDGSVDLLYIVAGVTGPLNAELATPIDWDGWDSAIDIMVKGPLAIFKAFLPRMHEGTKVVPFSSQLAASTWPMGGMYAYVACKSALNGVMRGVAKDVKDKGIIIALLHPGWVQTDMGGEQAEITVEESASGIVALADGLSMEDSGEFFKWNGEKHAW from the coding sequence ATGGCCAATGTCTATATCGCCGGCTGCTCGCGCGGGATCGGGCTGGAACTCGTGCGCCGCCATGCGGAACGCGGGGACACGGTCTTTGCCATGAACCGCAATATCGGGACGCAGGATGCGCTCGCTGCGTTGGCGGACGCGCATGACAATGTGTCGCTGCACGAACTGGATGCGGGCGATCTCGACCGGATCGACGGCGCCGTGGCCGCGACCGGGGACGGGTCGGTGGACCTCCTTTATATCGTGGCGGGGGTGACGGGGCCGCTCAATGCCGAACTCGCCACGCCGATCGACTGGGACGGGTGGGACAGCGCGATCGACATCATGGTCAAGGGGCCGCTCGCCATATTCAAGGCGTTCCTGCCCCGCATGCACGAAGGCACGAAAGTCGTGCCGTTCTCAAGCCAGCTCGCCGCGTCGACCTGGCCGATGGGCGGCATGTATGCCTATGTCGCGTGCAAGTCGGCATTGAATGGCGTGATGCGCGGCGTGGCGAAGGACGTGAAGGACAAGGGCATCATCATCGCCCTGCTGCATCCCGGCTGGGTTCAGACCGACATGGGCGGGGAGCAGGCCGAGATCACGGTCGAGGAAAGCGCATCCGGTATCGTGGCGCTCGCCGACGGGCTGTCCATGGAAGACAGCGGCGAATTCTTCAAATGGAACGGCGAAAAGCACGCCTGGTAG
- a CDS encoding nuclear transport factor 2 family protein has protein sequence MAFTGPVEDRLAIRELLETYSNGVMEKDAQSWGACWAEDAYWALPEFPDLDGFDGRDAIVEAWVKSMDIYGLDNCTKPMIYVTTPGSITVDGDMARGHSFTSEIFQDPESGRDVRVRGRYDDEMARIDGRWVFTRRTYRVMHMASDTA, from the coding sequence ATGGCATTCACAGGACCGGTCGAGGACAGGCTCGCCATTCGCGAACTGCTTGAAACCTATTCGAACGGCGTGATGGAGAAGGACGCGCAAAGCTGGGGCGCATGCTGGGCCGAGGATGCGTATTGGGCGCTGCCGGAGTTTCCCGATCTCGACGGGTTCGATGGGCGCGATGCAATCGTGGAGGCGTGGGTGAAATCGATGGACATCTACGGCCTCGACAATTGCACCAAACCGATGATCTACGTCACCACGCCCGGCAGCATCACCGTCGATGGCGACATGGCGCGCGGCCACAGCTTCACCTCGGAAATATTCCAGGATCCCGAAAGCGGGCGGGACGTGCGCGTGCGCGGCCGTTACGATGACGAGATGGCGCGGATCGACGGGCGATGGGTCTTTACCCGTCGCACCTATCGCGTGATGCACATGGCGTCGGACACGGCATAG
- a CDS encoding EthD domain-containing protein produces MAITLMSIFRRRAGMSHAAFVDYYETVHRLIGEEVLAGYATRYVRRFTTPLDGEERGDEVDVVLEIDFPTQERMDAFFASVQDPKIAAMIADDEKNLFDSPTMRSYLLDERKSDMPPVP; encoded by the coding sequence ATGGCCATCACCCTGATGTCGATCTTCCGGCGCCGGGCGGGCATGAGCCACGCCGCATTCGTCGATTATTACGAAACGGTCCACCGGCTGATCGGCGAGGAGGTGCTCGCCGGATATGCTACGCGCTATGTCCGGCGCTTCACCACCCCGCTCGACGGGGAGGAGCGCGGCGACGAGGTCGATGTCGTGCTGGAAATCGACTTTCCCACGCAGGAGAGGATGGATGCGTTCTTCGCCTCGGTGCAGGATCCGAAGATCGCCGCCATGATCGCGGACGATGAGAAGAACCTCTTCGATTCCCCCACCATGCGCAGCTATCTGCTCGACGAACGCAAATCCGACATGCCGCCCGTGCCATAG
- a CDS encoding aromatic ring-hydroxylating dioxygenase subunit alpha: MEYIDRKKKLGEVVSIMMDYVENKKTHQTEKTMTVPTRSYTDPAQFEAEMERIFTKVPLMLAFTAELPNNGDYKAMEAVGMPILINRDKKGQVRAFLNVCSHRGAPVAEEGHGNCPVFVCKYHAWSFGQDGRLMGVAEQSTFGKVDKAERGLKQLPCEERGGMIFVCLDPEGAIDLDEYFQGYLGDFEDLDFADWHYVGSRTIHGANWKIAFDGYLEGYHFSSLHPETIHPRTPSNCMHYEGFGPSMRIGFPQHEIKNLLKDVPKEEWGTRENYGYDFVRILFPNVSIFVAPEITQVAQLFPGPTPDKNRTVLNYLRRDPPRDEEDAQALEQFCDFFRNVTYEEDYVIGMEIQKGLESGAHEALIFGKNERGNQYFHEWLNWYVAGDDTAPKPEM, translated from the coding sequence ATGGAATATATCGATCGCAAGAAGAAGCTGGGCGAAGTGGTAAGCATCATGATGGATTACGTCGAGAACAAGAAGACCCATCAGACCGAAAAGACGATGACCGTCCCCACCCGCTCCTATACCGACCCGGCACAGTTCGAGGCGGAGATGGAGCGCATTTTCACGAAGGTCCCGCTCATGCTGGCCTTCACCGCCGAATTGCCGAACAACGGCGATTACAAGGCCATGGAAGCGGTCGGCATGCCGATCCTCATCAATCGGGACAAGAAGGGGCAGGTCCGCGCGTTCCTCAACGTGTGTTCGCACCGCGGCGCGCCGGTGGCGGAGGAAGGGCACGGCAATTGCCCGGTCTTCGTGTGCAAGTATCACGCATGGTCGTTCGGACAGGACGGCCGCCTCATGGGCGTCGCCGAGCAAAGCACCTTTGGCAAGGTCGACAAGGCCGAGCGCGGCCTGAAGCAGCTGCCGTGCGAGGAACGCGGCGGCATGATTTTCGTCTGCCTCGATCCCGAGGGCGCGATCGACCTCGACGAATATTTTCAAGGCTATCTCGGCGATTTCGAGGATCTGGATTTCGCGGACTGGCATTATGTCGGGAGCCGCACCATCCATGGCGCAAACTGGAAAATCGCGTTCGACGGCTATCTCGAGGGGTATCATTTCTCCTCGCTCCACCCCGAAACGATCCACCCGCGCACGCCGTCCAACTGCATGCATTACGAAGGGTTCGGGCCGAGCATGCGGATCGGTTTCCCGCAGCATGAGATCAAGAACCTGCTCAAGGACGTACCGAAGGAAGAATGGGGCACGCGCGAGAATTACGGCTATGATTTCGTGCGCATCCTGTTTCCCAACGTGTCCATCTTCGTCGCCCCGGAAATCACGCAGGTGGCACAGCTTTTCCCCGGACCGACGCCGGACAAGAACCGTACCGTATTGAACTACCTGCGCCGCGACCCGCCCAGGGACGAGGAAGATGCACAGGCGCTGGAGCAATTTTGCGATTTCTTCCGCAACGTAACGTACGAAGAGGATTACGTGATCGGCATGGAGATTCAGAAAGGCCTCGAAAGCGGCGCGCACGAGGCGCTGATCTTCGGCAAGAACGAGCGCGGGAACCAGTATTTCCACGAATGGCTGAACTGGTACGTCGCGGGCGACGACACCGCGCCCAAGCCGGAGATGTAA